TCGTCGTGATGGATGGTTTCCATCCACGCAATGCTTCAGCTCTCTACATGGATGGGCAATTCATGGTCGACGGCATGTTCCGTTTCGGTCCGTGATGTACGATCATCTACAACTAGTTTTCAGGTTCAGATCATGAAAGTCTTGTCTCCCTTAGTAAGTGCTGAATTCAAAGTATAAGAAGCAATCGTAGTGATACTAGATTCATCAGGATTCTTGTTGCAACATGTAACTTTTCTGGGTTAGTCTTCTTTATATGTATTCATGGGTTCTATTGTGGGATTGAATTGTAGGTATATAATGTAAACAAATTAATATGGTTTGGACTTTTCTCTGTAATTTTAAGCTGCTTAAAGTTTCTTATTTCTGCTGATCAAATTGACAATGTTTTAGCTTTCTGGCCCTCTAGCTTAGATTTATAAACTTGGTTATAATATGTCACCACTGTTCTTAGTCTAATTGTCATGTTAATTAGTTGCCATCTTCAATTTGCATTAGGGGTTTGGGATCTCACAATCTGCATGGCCCCAAAATGATCTGCCAACATTAGACCAATCTATGGGGTTTTATTGGGTAATTGTGATACAAACCATGCAATTTTAGCcattaaataaatttgaattaacCAATCAAATACGATAGGCTTATCCGGGTTCGGTTCGGTTCACAATCGAACCAAACCAAACCGATCGAGTCACTCAATGCAACGCAGAACGTATGAATGTGGGAAACTGAACCGGACCAAATCACAGACCGTCGTAGCAAGCCGAAGCGGACCAAAGCATAAAACCCATGCCGAGTGATTCCAAACAACCGCACTAAAAGTAAGTACATGCATATTGATCTCGGGGCGGACCGAGTTCGGCTCAGAAGGCAACTGGTCTGTGGGCTTTGCGCACCGCGCCCATAACCTGCTTGCGGAATTACCTCAACGAAACACAAGACAGATGAAGGCGCTCGGGTGGTGGCTGATGCTGGTCGGCTTGCTTCGCCTCGTAACTGTATGGTTCGGCTTCTTCGACATCTGGGCCTTGCGCATGGCCGTCTTCTCCCAGACACAAAGTAGTCTTCTTCTCATGTCTTCACTTCTTCGGTGTAGCGCTATTAGAACTGTTGTGGTTTGGCTCGGTCACTCTGTTAGGATGCCGGTCAGTTTTTTCGTCGTACAAGGATCGAATAGGGTAAAAGATCGTCACTTCACACATTTTCTGAGTTctctgtcaatgtcagactgttAATCATGGTCCTAGCACTAGTTTTCCcatcttaaattttattatttctttcttcTGTTCTTGTACATAGTCTGTTCTTTTTTCCTTCAAAAATATTGTGATGTTATGGTTTCATGCTTCAATATGTGCTAGATCTCTGCCTCATGATTCAGTATATCCTGAAATTTTTGTAGATTAATGATAATTATGATTGTTTCTGATTCTGATGTGTGTGTTTTTAATGTAGTGACTGATGTTCATGGCCGAACATTTGGAGTCTGGACTCTCCTGACCTGCACACTCTGCTTTCTTTGTGCATTCAACCTTCAGAATAAGCCTATCTACACAGCAACCTTGCTGTCCTTCATATATGCATTTGGTCATTTTCTTACTGAGTATCTGATATACCATAC
This DNA window, taken from Musa acuminata AAA Group cultivar baxijiao chromosome BXJ3-7, Cavendish_Baxijiao_AAA, whole genome shotgun sequence, encodes the following:
- the LOC103990326 gene encoding ergosterol biosynthetic protein 28, with product MKALGWWLMLVGLLRLVTVWFGFFDIWALRMAVFSQTQMTDVHGRTFGVWTLLTCTLCFLCAFNLQNKPIYTATLLSFIYAFGHFLTEYLIYHTMAASNLTTVGIFAGTSIIWMLVQWNAHQPQDSAKLE